A single genomic interval of Eleutherodactylus coqui strain aEleCoq1 chromosome 3, aEleCoq1.hap1, whole genome shotgun sequence harbors:
- the ZBTB37 gene encoding zinc finger and BTB domain-containing protein 37: MEKGGNIQLEIPEYSNSVLSHLNQLRMQGRLCDIVVNVQGQSFRAHKVVLAASSPYFRDHMSLNEMSAVSLSVIKNPGVFEQLLSFCYTGRICLQLADIISYLTAASFLQMQHIIDKCTQILEGIHLKISSPESEEELSQSRPKHQERVQDSHRVSQSLTRSLSPRHSTPRPSGNRRGQVSTVLDIRELSPAEESTSPQMVEQGSDVESREPILRINRAGQWYVETGSADRGERSDDDVRVMGALRIKTENLDEWLGPENQPSGEDGSSAEEVTAMVIDTTGHNATGQESYNMGSSNTKVSRPTSSEMDRFSPSGSVTTMPERHRAKSESPRRLEEPKQHSNQGDEGGVVGVSGYVEYLREQEVSERWFRYNPRLTCIYCAKSFNQKGSLDRHMRLHMGITPFVCRMCGKKYTRKDQLEYHIRKHTGNKPFHCHVCGKSFPFQAILNQHFRKNHPGCIPLEGPHSISPETTTVVTSRGPAGEESPPHDEAGGVAPSATAEVAYGGETAHGSVSTTGPD, encoded by the exons ATGGAGAAAGGAGGCAATATTCAGCTGGAGATTCCCGAGTACAGTAACTCCGTTCTGAGCCACCTCAACCAGCTGCGGATGCAAGGGCGTCTGTGTGATATTGTGGTCAACGTGCAAGGCCAGTCCTTTCGAGCACACAAAGTGGTTTTGGCCGCCAGCTCGCCCTACTTCCGAGACCACATGTCCTTAAACGAGATGAGCGCAGTGTCATTATCGGTCATCAAAAATCCTGGGGTGTTCGAACAGCTGCTTTCTTTCTGCTACACAGGCCGTATTTGCTTGCAACTTGCCGATATCATAAGCTATCTGACGGCTGCAAgctttttacagatgcagcatatTATTGACAAATGCACGCAGATCCTTGAGGGCATCCATCTAAAAATTAGTTCACCCGAATCGGAAGAAGAGTTAAGCCAGAGTAGGCCAAAACACCAAGAAAGAGTCCAGGATTCCCATCGCGTCAGCCAGAGTTTGACTCGTTCTTTAAGCCCACGGCACAGCACTCCAAGACCCTCAGGGAATCGGAGGGGTCAGGTAAGCACTGTACTGGACATTAGGGAGTTGAGTCCAGCAGAGGAATCCACAAGTCCTCAGATGGTGGAGCAGGGTTCGGATGTGGAGAGCCGGGAACCCATTCTTCGAATCAACCGAGCTGGACAGTGGTACGTGGAAACAGGGTCAGCAGATAGAGGAGAACGGAGTGACGACGATGTCAGGGTGATGGGAGCCCTTCGTATCAAGACGGAGAACCTGGATGAGTGGTTGGGTCCAGAGAACCAACCTTCGGGAGAAGATGGAAGTAGTGCAGAAGAGGTGACCGCTATGGTGATTGATACAACAGGGCACAATGCTACCGGACAGGAAAGCTACAATATGGGGTCATCTAACACCAAAGTGTCCAGGCCAACGAGCAGTGAGATGGACAG ATTCAGCCCCTCTGGTAGCGTGACCACCATGCCAGAAAGACACAGAGCAAAGAGCGAGTCTCCCCGGCGGTTGGAGGAGCCGAAGCAACATAGCAACCAG GGAGATGAAGGCGGGGTGGTTGGAGTCAGCGGCTACGTAGAATATCTCCGTGAGCAAGAGGTGTCTGAGCGATGGTTTCGTTACAACCCACGATTGACCTGTATCTACTGCGCCAAGTCCTTCAACCAGAAGGGTAGTCTAGACCGCCATatgcggcttcacatgggcatcacTCCTTTTGTGTGTCGGATGTGTGGTAAGAAGTACACCCGCAAAGATCAGCTGGAGTATCATATACGGAAGCATACAGGCAACAAACCCTTCCATTGCCACGTGTGTGGGAAGAGCTTCCCCTTCCAGGCCATCCTTAATCAGCACTTTCGGAAGAACCACCCTGGCTGTATTCCTCTTGAAGGTCCTCACAGCATTTCACCGGAGACCACCACAGTTGTCACTTCCAGAGGGCCGGCTGGAGAAGAGTCTCCACCTCACGATGAAGCCGGTGGAGTGGCACCTTCAGCAACAGCTGAGGTGGCCTATGGTGGTGAGACGGCTCATGGCTCTGTGTCCACTACTGGACCAGactaa